In Puntigrus tetrazona isolate hp1 chromosome 18, ASM1883169v1, whole genome shotgun sequence, one genomic interval encodes:
- the LOC122363062 gene encoding uncharacterized protein LOC122363062 isoform X3, producing the protein MKSSFHKELSFFFRMEECLHLVCESMGVREDDEVGVDVICSLYKSVFLIAASLDETKRAVAEVRGRSGGLSCSARGVLRVLLVMEKQRENKQELYWELQMLKAGRIDHKKNEQSSPIIFNSRQQDPEQFSVLRLQNRAKRLYTRLVLDGVWSVLPSLSQRNAGVMRPSGVCPSAADVLQLLYYKYEVIRERLYREMLQDEFGAVWWDSMPAWDQTECVCELGVCVELAFRHRDWLQVCGLPGALRCYRSCGSVVLRGCPESVKPRDQAWTSKPREQAWSAVIFLSELESHYQDEKESISALMNRLGEEALRVVYLSMCFAVRRAERENQSYMALLVSRQHWDRWPFMRDPVSQDLTGIWLQEKLDPTAKTQQGWKTGNCAQQAVLQCLVVCQEQERKRLVEILHRLSLRDLEGNVQKNNNVVRGNAVDQSCVWSLQQIKASLQEAHGSHPGPFAPGCSGIDVSWGECATHLLTQLTQTQDDEAWTVLNSLPDLNPEGLWTLLRKYESELHTPSFHNLLDVLQSRAPAHTSQDNTERERTEQAQEEPPGGEKQEHCTGCGVAIDPEDTPYLEILCVRDPRDEESRVEAREGDGERRRGQTESGRDPQEISVEKQNSLITLAWSKPAHAENRIQVHTHAHMCTLSILNQHKLLIHTQKGLILQEVTSAQQEVEAVSIVVQEETADKRTPRDVKVYTQQEDISCVSLQPSEQHEETHSAHTDNVKGKTRTQEDRSGFITEAIRDGELTSSESEQTDTDTGPASGSFPDAQTSESRELEEQICERAGEEQQLQREATMRCLVDIQRRAERRWQRDRDRQLLRVQERLAIVQSRKADEDLLGLTQEDTLRRLTDTLRQEDEQQQKTLVREKLQQMRRERSCILQTRRERNTAGFKELLAPTAQHMTETEDGR; encoded by the exons ATGAAATCAAGCTTCCACAAagagctgtcttttttttttaggatggAAGAGTGTTTGCATTTGGTCTGTGAGTCGATGGGTGTGCGTGAGGATGATGAAGTTGGCGTGGACGTGATCTGTTCCCTCTATAAGAGCGTCTTCCTCATCGCCGCCAGCCTGGACGAGACAAAGAGAGCCGTTGCAGAG GTCAGAGGTCGGAGTGGAGGCTTGTCGTGTTCAGCCAGAGGAGTTCTGCGTGTCCTGCTCGTGATGGAGAAACAACGTGAGAACAAACAAGAG CTGTACTGGGAGCTCCAGATGTTGAAGGCTGGAAGAATTGATcataaaaaaaacgaacaatCCTCACCAATCATCTTCAACTCCAGACAACAG GATCCAGAGCAGTTTAGCGTCTTGCGTCTTCAGAACAGAGCCAAGAGGCTCTACACCAG ACTCGTTCTTGACGGCGTGTGGAGTGTCCTGCCGTCTCTTTCTCAGAGGAACGCCGGCGTCATGCGACCGAGCGGGGTCTGTCCCAGCGCCGCCGACGTCCTCCAGCTCCTGTACTACAAATACGAGGTCATCAGGGAGCGACTGTACAGAGAGATGCTGCAGGATGAGTTTG GTGCTGTTTGGTGGGACTCGATGCCGGCGTGGGATCagacagaatgtgtgtgtgaactagGAGTGTGTGTAGAGCTGGCTTTCAGACACAGAGACTGGCTTCAGGTGTGCGGGCTTCCCGGGGCCCTCCGGTGCTACAG GAGCTGTGGTTCTGTGGTCTTGCGAGGCTGTCCTGAGAGTGTTAAACCTAGAGATCAGGCTTGGACATCTAAACCGAGAGAACAGGCTTGGTCCGCTGTCATCTTCCTGTCAGAGCTGGAGTCACATTATCAGGATGAGAAGGAATCTATCAGCGCACTCATGAACAG ACTGGGAGAAGAAGCTCTTCGTGTTGTTTATCTCAGTATGTGTTTCGCTGTGAGgagagctgagagagagaaTCAGTCCTACATGGCTCTGCTGGTCTCCAGACAGCACTGGGACAGATG GCCTTTTATGAGAGATCCAGTGAGTCAGGATCTCACCGGGATCTGGCTTCAGGAAAAACTGGATCCCACCGCTAAAACACAGCAGGGCTGGAAAACAGGAAATTGCGCACAACAG GCTGTGCTGCAGTGTTTGGTTGTGTGTCAGGAGCAGGAAAGGAAACGATTGGTGGAGATCTTACACAGGCTTTCCCTGAGAGACCTCGAGGGAAACGTTCAGAAAAACAACA ATGTGGTTCGTGGAAACGCGGTGGATCAGAGTTGTGTGTGGAGCCTGCAGCAGATTAAAGCCTCTCTACAGGAAGCACATGGTTCTCATCCCGGACCATTCGCCCCGGGGTGTTCTGGGATAGATGTCTCATGGGGGGAGTGTGCCACTCATTTGCTGACCCAGCTGACACAAACACAAGACGATGAGGCCTGGACCGTTTTAAACTCTCTGCCAGATTTG AACCCTGAGGGTCTTTGGACTTTGCTTCGCAAATATGAGAGTGAACTCCACACACCCAGTTTCCACAACCTGCTTGATGTTTTGCAGTCACGTGCACCGGCCCACACCAGCCAAGACAACACT gagagagagaggactgaACAGGCACAAGAAGAGCCGCCAGGTGGTGAAAAACAAGAACACTGCACTG GCTGCGGGGTGGCTATAGATCCAGAAGATACTCCTTATTTAGAGATCTTGTGTGTCAGAGACCCAAGAGATGAAGAGAGCAGGGTGGAGGCGAGAGAAGGTGACGGAGAGAGAAGACGGGGACAGACTGAGAGCGGGAGAGACCCTCAGGAGATTTCAGTGGAGAAACAAAACTCTCTGATCACGCTGGCCTGGAGCAAACCAGCCCACGCAGAGAACCGCattcaggtacacacacacgcgcacatgTGCACTCTTTCTATCTTAAATCAGCACAAATTGCTCATTCATACACAGAAAGGTCTAATTCTGCAGGAAGTGACCTCGGCTCAACAGGAAGTAGAGGCCGTCTCTATTGTAGTGCAGGAGGAAACGGCTGATAAAAGGACTCCACGTGATGTGAAAGTTTACACACAGCAGGAGGACATAAGCTGCGTCTCACTGCAGCCAAGTGAACAACATGAAGAAACGCATTCAGCTCACACAGATAATGTTAAAGGAAAGACACGAACCCAAGAAGACCGTTCAGGCTTCATCACA GAAGCCATAAGAGACGGAGAGCTGACATCCAGTGAGTCCGAGCAGACGGACACAGACACGGGTCCAGCAAGCGGTTCTTTCCCAGACGCGCAAACATCGGAGAGCCGTGAGCTGGAGGAGCAGATCTGTGAGAGAGCGGGTGAGGAGCAGCAGCTGCAGAGGGAGGCAACGATGCGCTGTCTGGTGGACATCCAGAGGAGAGCGGAGCGACGCTGGCAGCGAGACCGAGACCGACAGCTGCTCAGA